DNA sequence from the Manihot esculenta cultivar AM560-2 chromosome 11, M.esculenta_v8, whole genome shotgun sequence genome:
AATCTCTTCTACCTTTTGTTTACAGTTGGATCTCACTTTTCTGCTGCTTATCCAAACAACAGAACTACTCTTCTACTATATCATAATACTTTGATTGCTATTTACTATAATCCAACAGTTCATTGAGGTGCATATATCTCaagtttttgttttcttttatttaaaattttccctTCCATCTCCCAAAATTTTGCTGCCATGAATCCTGTAATTCTCTTCTTTCTCTCATCTTTGTTCATCAAGTCACTGTCTTCAAGGGTTGAGCCAGCTAAAAACAATGCCCATATCACTGTAATGGGTTTTGTTTATTGTGACATCTGCTCCAACAACAGCTTCTCCAGACACAGCTACTTCTTACCAGGTGTGTAATCTGCAAGTTTCAAGttttattacttaatatttTCAGGGAGATTTGCATGTGAATTAAAAGTTAAGAGTTTTTCATGTGTACAAATTGTCTAACCAGGTGCAGGAGTTAAAATAGACTGCAAGTTCAAAGCAACTTCACCGAAAATCAGAGAACAAGTATCATTCTCAGTAAACAGAACCACGAATAGGCATGGAGTCTACAAGTTGGAAGTCCCTTCTGTTGATGGAATTGCATGCGCAGAAGTGGCCATGGAATCTTCCTGTGAGGCAAGCTTAATGTGGAGTTCTTCTAAATCATGCAACGTTCCTGGATACAAATCCACATCAGATCAGATAACAATCAAAGCCAAACATCCCAATCTCTGCATTTATAGCCTTAATGCATTGAATTTCAGACCATCAAAGGCTGATCTTACCTTATGtggaaaataagaaaagaagaaagcttTCTGTAGTTTTTTCCACCATTTGTCACTGGTATATGGCTTTCTTCTGTCTAAATTCCGTCTTTCCTTTGAAACAAGTGCAATTTCCATCATGATATGCTTGCCCAGGTGATCATCATTTGTTAATGCAGTATCTGGGGAGCTAATTATTagttctaaatatttttattattttttttcctgcTGTTTAGGCTCCAACTGGGCTTCGGAAAACAGTCCAAAATCACCGAGCTAAAGCTCATTAGTATTTTGTTGGTTTGTTGCAGCTTATACTAATGCAATGTCTGAATAGTTTGTGCATTTTAAAGTTGAGGTGTGTGGACAAATCCAATGTTCCtcgcctctctctctctcccttccTTCTTCAATTGCAATTTAGACGAAGCATCTGCTAGACTTGACATTTCTGAAAATTACACAAATCCCTTGtatttggaaaatattttccataaaaaatattttttaagaaaacaaCTTATTTGCTATGTTTTAGttgtaatttaaaaagtaagaaaattaataaacttaTATATTGTAATggaaataagatttttaaagtCCGGAAAATgacttgattttttttatcagaaCAATATTTTCCATTCACCGATTTTACCGAGTATCCCAAATGTTAGAAAATGTGAAATATTTTTTTGGAAAATATGTTCAGAAAACAAATGGAGACTAAGAGCAACATATGATGCCCAGCTCCAATAAAGTTGGTCAGACAGATTCCCTGTTTACAAAAGAAATCAGTAGAACCCCAtgaaatttagtaaattaacaCTTGAATCTCTATtgcttaaaaaatatgaaataagtCCTCAAAATAATAGTACTGTGTAATTTGAGATTTTTAGGCTCTTGAAATCTTCAATAGAATTGATTTGTGGGACTATATACAATCAAAATTAACATTAGAAGACAAAAATCTAGTTAAACACTTAACCTTGCAGTTAATGACAAAAAAGCAGTAAAAATTCAACAGTAAAATATTGACTAAAATTTCGGGGAGAAGCATAGAAGTAAAATGCACATCTATTAAACAAGAATGGACCAAAAGCATTAATTACACTAGCTTTTGGGGAGACACAAGTAATTTTTGCATAATGTTTGCATCTCCAACTCATGGATCCTGTGAAAGAGACACAGAAGTGGTCACCCTGTCATATATGCCGTAAGGTCTATTTTTTAAAGAGTAGCCATGCCCAACTATAGGATGAGTGGATAAtggtaaatttatataatacgtTAAACGTAAATCTTCAAACAGATGAGACTGCAaacaaacttcaactagaaaatgaGTTCTAAGTCATCACAGTCATTTTCTCTCCCTTTGCACTTCCACTTCTCCAGTGGGAAGATGAGAACTTTACATCATTTCCCCTTTATTTTTTCTGAATGAGTAATTCTTTCCTAAACCATGTACCATGGTGGTCAAAAAACACATTTTCATGTGAATCCCACATGTTTTGTATCTTTGGACTGTGGTCGAGAAAGCTAAATGACATAACTAAGTATTCATGAAACAAATATTTCATCCTAGAATACACTTACAAAATTAAGAAAATGGCAAATTAAAGccagtttctttttttaattagattttgAAACCAGCATTAACCCATCATGTCTCATAGCCACATGAACAATTAGTTCTTTGAAACATCAGAAAAAGTCACACAAACACGCATATGACCATCTAACAGTGGTGGTCATAAGTAACTCATGTGACTCTTCCTGCAATAGCAAAAGAAATAGTGGTTTGTATGTTGGAGAAGGTAGATGGCCATATTTTACTCAGCTACAAAAATCGCAAACTTAGGCACTCACAAAGGCAAGTCATCTAGATGCAGAATAACTTTTGCAGCAACAAATtcagagaaagaataaaaatgaagAGATTCATTTGCTTTCCTGCTTAACTATCTATTTGATTTTGAAATATTCCATGTCAAAATCAACTTTATTTGCATTCAGTTACAGCTTCGTTACCAAACTTAAATCTTTTGATAATCATAAGGAATAACAGAACCCTATTAACGCCTTTTTCCTTATTGCCTACAGAAGGTCCCTACATGCATTTGTGGCTCACCTTTTCACAGTTGCAACTTTGTTCACTCTATAACAGATTGAAAAATCacagaaaagaaataaaaacatGCCTTTAAaggaaattcaaatttgaaaaaagGGTATCAACGCATACAGGTAGAGAAAGAGGACCAAGGAATTCTATATTTAGATCATCAGTTCTAGTTAGTCAAACTTCATAAAGCTACATAAGTACAACTGAAGGGCAAAAGTATtgccataaaataaattatacatgcTACGAACAAactaacacaaaaagaaaaagaaaaaagaaaaaagaaaagttgcAGAATTCCATCTCTCTAACTGATACATTTATCACATTAGAAAAGTCATATTGACATGCAATAATTGCATATATTGCAGTATCATCTCCAGGTcatttgattttctttatttttaattagcaaATAGTCATGTTTTGTTGATGTGGAGATTTATGCACCTTAGGCTCCATTCTCTCATATTCCCATGACTAAAAGGGTCCAAGGTCACTTACAATGGAAAGCAAGCATGGAGTTTCAAATAAATTAAGACAGGAAGAAAATCTCAAGCACTTTGCTCCATTTGGTTTCTTGGACAAAGATATCAAAAGATCAACAACTTGTTTGAAATAAGAATTTTGTAGGAATTctattcaatttatttctttttgttaATTCTCATGGTTGGAATGGAAGAGTttgatttgtttaatttttttaaaaaaccatTTTAAAAGGAATAGAAATTATGCATAATTGTGgattaaattgaattcttttcttaCAAATGATTTACTCCACGTAGGGGTTGATTAGAATAAGATTAATATCTTCTCAACCGTTTTGCTATTTGGtgtttaatatttttcctaTGAAATTGCTTTTCACTTCTAAAGCACAATAAGAATTATCCATGAAATGAAACAGTTTTTAAAACTCCAAatgaaccaaaaaaaaaaaattataagaaatgcTAATATTTAGTTCTAATAAAAATCATGTTTAGCAGAATGAGAAATAACAACTGATTCTTTACAGATAGGCAAGTACCCAGTATAAATTTTCTTATAGCTAAC
Encoded proteins:
- the LOC110625824 gene encoding pollen-specific protein-like At4g18596, with the translated sequence MNPVILFFLSSLFIKSLSSRVEPAKNNAHITVMGFVYCDICSNNSFSRHSYFLPGAGVKIDCKFKATSPKIREQVSFSVNRTTNRHGVYKLEVPSVDGIACAEVAMESSCEASLMWSSSKSCNVPGYKSTSDQITIKAKHPNLCIYSLNALNFRPSKADLTLCGK